From Plasmodium yoelii strain 17X genome assembly, chromosome: 7, one genomic window encodes:
- a CDS encoding ATP synthase-associated protein, putative, with protein sequence MKNKVLEGGEKTKKKGFCGRCCNRVFTSLKGPSITHSILFGICGGMFYYGTYYLYRYLKISYFDTMHVSNESRRRFMEKQMLFYNDTGYNLSMKYIGNLCKYYDPVALRMPFQPLDDTYRL encoded by the exons atgaaaaataaggTACTCGAAGGGGGGgagaaaacaaaaaaaaaag GTTTTTGCGGAAGATGCTGTAATAGAGTTTTCACAAGTCTTAAGGGCCCTAGCATAACACACAGCATTTTGTTTGGAATATGTGGAG GAATGTTTTATTATGGAAcctattatttatatagatatcttaaaatatcatattttgataCAATGCATGTGTCAAATGAAAGTCGGAGAAGATTTATGGAAAAACAAATGTTGTTTTATAATGACACGGGTTACAACTTATCAATGAAATATATag GAAATTTATGCAAATATTATGATCCAGTTGCTTTAAGAATGCCCTTTCAACCATt ggatgatacatatagactataa
- a CDS encoding ankyrin-repeat protein, putative: MISVTLTNDYAYDKLSDLGLCVFTGNLKRLKKLLKKNGINTKFTNDSSLLHICSHNEDPNMFYFLLNKGCDYTHINGNGDTCLHMIVLNNNISCLEVLCRYDIKDIINIKNKDGDTALHIAIKNGFYECFFLLIKKGADTNIKDYFDMDSYELIDLYEKKEKLYDCYSSTYANMFNLLVSMKRRK; this comes from the exons ATGATATCTGTGACGTTAACAAATGATTATGCTTATGATAAGTTGTCTGATCTAGGCTTGTGTGTTTTCACGG GAAACTTGAAAAGattgaaaaaattactaaaaaaaaatgggataAATACCAAGTTTACA aACGATAGTAGCTTGCTGCATATATGCTCACATAACGAAGACCccaatatgttttattttttattaaataaaggATGTGATTATACACATATTAAT GGGAATGGAGATACATGCTTGCATATGATTGTCTTAAACAACAACATATCATGCCTCGAAGTTCTTTGCAGATATGATATCAAAGATATtatcaatataaaaaataag GATGGAGATACAGCCTTACATATCGCCATTAAAAATGGGTTTTAtgaatgtttttttttattaattaaaaaaggggcggatactaatataaaagatTAT TTTGATATGGATTCTTATGAGCTAATAGATTTAtacgaaaaaaaagaaaaattatacgATTGTTATTCTAGCACATATGCTAACATGTTTAATTTATTAGTAAGTATGAAGCGACgcaaatag
- a CDS encoding SAYSvFN domain-containing protein, putative yields the protein MSKKKKNSKNKNVSKYFDPKIITIILLLSCYFCYHIFGVAYIIIVLILIIFINLDHNKNTNGQSVSAYSIFNKDKKYLIGDLRMNQIENELRHTKATTNDDSDNFLRYDDIQRNKIHIKGFSKYNNKLCTCGSNKKFKKCCGRIKNDSSDY from the coding sequence atgtcaaaaaaaaaaaagaattcaaaaaataaaaatgtttcgAAATATTTTGATCCAAAGATTATTACAATCATCTTGCTACTTTCTTGTTATTTTTGTTACCACATATTTGGCGTTgcgtatataataattgttttaattcttatcatatttataaatctagatcataataaaaatacaaatggCCAATCCGTAAGTGCTTACTCGATATTTAacaaagataaaaaatatttaattggtGACTTACGAATGAATCAAATTGAAAATGAATTGAGACATACCAAAGCTACTACTAATGATGATAGTGACAACTTTTTAAGATACGACGATATTCAAAGAAacaaaatacatataaaaggATTTTCTAAGTATAACAATAAATTATGTACTTGTGGttctaataaaaaatttaagaaaTGCTGTGGTCGGATAAAGAATGACTCATCTGACTATTGA
- a CDS encoding Fe-S cluster assembly protein DRE2, putative produces MINFSNTLVILNNDVPCELLKKKYSELLIPTISILDFKKKKIYKKYNNIFLYSYQNYSFLLDLNDNILLKIQKYLNKNGILDINLYLNDKNNNNNSGTNKKDHSKIEDISQILKKLRKECLYNGYINISTEQTTSENGIVINIKAENPDFNKSDDDNNLVSSDEEIYEKCEDKKKVVNRVCDNCTCGKKEKAMNLEKIKINDNEVEYSTENVVSSCGNCYLGDAFRCGSCPYKGLPAFQPGENVKLNLNNEQN; encoded by the exons atgataaatttttcaaatacattagtaattttaaataacGATGTACCATGTGAACTACTGAAGAAAAAATACTCCGAATTGTTGATACCAACAATAAGTATATTAGATttcaaaaagaaaaaaatatataaaaaatataataacatatttttatatagttaccagaattattcatttttattggATTTGAACGACAACATTTTgctaaaaattcaaaaatatttaaataaaaatggaatattggatataaatttgtatttaaacgacaaaaataataataataatagtggaACTAATAAAAAAGACCATTCCAAAATTGAAGATATTAgccaaattttaaaaaagctCAGAAAAGAATGCTTATATAATggctatattaatatttcaaCTGAACAAACAACGAGTGAAAATGGGATAGTAATAAAT ataaAAGCTGAAAATCCAGATTTCAACAAAAGCGATGATGACAATAATTTAGTTTCTAGTGAtgaagaaatatatgaaaaatgtgaggataaaaaaaaagttgtaAATAGAGTTTGTGATAATTGTACATGTGGAAAAAAAGAGAAGGCAATGaatttggaaaaaataaaaataaatgacaaTGAGGTGGAATATAGTACTGAAAATGTAGTTTCGTCCTGTGGAAAT TGTTATTTAGGTGATGCCTTTAGATGTGGATCATGTCCTTATAAag GTCTTCCAGCATTCCAACCCGGAGAGAATGTAAAACTGAATTTGAAT aaTGAACAGAACTGA
- a CDS encoding nucleoside transporter 2, putative yields MNDVSKNENEENCTSKFPNEREEKMIELSNKVEDDSIKKNENDGNNIFANITLCLMGMSSVLLYNCVLNTTPHIHALLNKDIIVSYTFFIYFLVLVLISLFISLFIEVKTHIYDACFILSFILQLLYPFVVKYYYKNTILFYMLIVLVGATCSMMKTMIFPFATIAVNSSKVICLSYGLTGIYSFIITTIFFYFVIHIDKDIHKLMTSIFITSSINSLFILVSFICYTILKQTDSFKKKFKIYHDQKKIQIATKLQQLEQPPCTNKDNTPSQNDPPKNFTINVNDEKDEANETKETNSISNVEDINSKKKTESIDDLNTFSKNNLNNEISGNSTSAPMDTLNSSKKNDNNDTTNMQDKNVIHRFINLIKIRIREYRDQGKTQIFLFKKGFIFLFCSFYNIFLKILVFPVVCPEMWTNNVDERYILIGMVQIADCISRIFPTSAKSFPIFKIFLFPQKKVLIYSLARTILSILCLLVPLNKIPIFDNFIFQCILIFSNIYLNGWFVVLSFINISDVLKPFNSMRNVATISSLGSSFLRIGLLTGYVFSTKYKNFVKNL; encoded by the coding sequence ATGAATGATGTTTCAAAAAACGAAAATGAGGAAAATTGCACGAGCAAATTTCCAAATGAAAGAGAAGAAAAAATGATCGAATTAAGCAATAAAGTTGAAGATGATAgtataaagaaaaatgaaaatgatggtaataatatatttgcaaATATAACCTTATGTTTAATGGGTATGTCATCCGTccttttatataattgtgtCTTAAATACAACACCACATATACATGCATTATtgaataaagatataatagtttcttatacattttttatatattttttagttttagttttaatttcattatttatttctttatttattgaaGTTAAAACTCATATATATGACgcatgttttattttatcatttattttacaattattatatccatttgttgttaaatattattataaaaatactattttattttatatgcttATTGTATTGGTTGGTGCAACATGCTCTATGATGAAAACAATGATTTTTCCTTTTGCTACTATTGCTGTTAATAGTTCGAAAGTTATTTGTTTATCTTATGGATTAACTGGaatatattcttttattataacaacaatttttttttattttgtgatTCATATAGATAAAGatatacataaattaatGACCTCAATATTTATTACATCTTCTATTAATTCCTTGtttatacttgtttcttttatttgctatactatattaaaacaaacagattcatttaaaaaaaagtttaaaatttatcatgatcaaaaaaaaatacaaatagcCACAAAATTACAACAACTTGAACAACCCCCATGTACTAATAAAGATAATACACCATCTCAAAATGATCCCCCAAAAAATTTTACTATTAATGTAAACGATGAAAAAGACGAAGCAAACGAAACAAAAGAAACAAATTCCATATCTAATGTAGAAGATATtaattcgaaaaaaaaaacagaatcAATAGATGATCTCAATACATTttctaaaaataatttaaataacgAAATAAGCGGAAACTCAACTTCCGCCCCAATGGACACTTTAAActcttcaaaaaaaaatgataacaaTGATACAACAAATATGCAAGACAAAAATGTAATACACAGATTTatcaatttaataaaaataagaataaGAGAATATAGAGATCAAGGAAAAActcaaatatttttatttaaaaaagggtttatatttttattttgctctttttataatatatttttaaaaattttagtTTTCCCAGTTGTTTGCCCAGAAATGTGGACTAATAATGTTGACGaaagatatatattaataggAATGGTTCAAATAGCAGATTGTATAAGTAGAATATTTCCTACATCTGCAAAATCATTTCcaatattcaaaatatttctGTTTCCacaaaaaaaagtattaaTTTATTCTTTAGCAAGAACTATTTTATCAATACTATGTCTATTAGTTCCTTTGAACAAAATACCgatttttgataattttatttttcaatgtatccttattttttcaaatatatatttaaatggaTGGTTTGttgttttatcatttattaacATCTCAGATGTATTGAAACCATTTAATTCAATGCGAAATGTTGCAACTATTAGCTCATTGGGATCATCCTTTTTAAGAATTGGCCTTTTGACTGGTTATGTTTTTTccacaaaatataaaaattttgttaaaaatttataa
- a CDS encoding lipase maturation factor, putative has translation MMDMCNSCNNMAYNSINKQNGIKLNKKNCTIITFCIFFIFFLSTINNLFKYIHIKTSRYILTYSNILYLISFLSLNKQVESLIGLDDGILPINEYINDLKKILKRIDFFFVRRLVYCVYKFWEYVIRNRIKVKTFCKVGILLSILNFLIQKNVQNDFIRIFCSLYLFPLLFILHISFKIVMRDFMVFQCDLLMNEFGFLLIFLNLSDSYYLIYSNTLIICLLRLVCFKILFNSGVHKFVYKGSQWLDLKGCENLFLSQPLPSILSYIAYCKFDKYIICFLIIISEILLSWLIFCSSKLRILFYIIFINIHLSCHIICNNIFLSYIFIILFFSLFDDSIINFFSTSGNIPDLYKNNELVNLSIYLIVCLINIIISLFYLIFVFINFVPFFEKWNILDFQCFHIVYKFYYYFCPLNVCNSYAMLTCTNKCRQEIIIEELHKIGNECKWQYVNFNYKPGNINKIGSILWWGHIPRLEWKLYYFINYTEYNKKGIYPVYICSFLKKLYNREKEIISMFKEKNIQGVPLMIKLTSHYYMMNIKGCREVDSPMCNFRMEEYKQWECGKYWKRRKVRVMETLKYRENKTN, from the exons ATGATGGATATGTGTAATAGTTGTAATAATATGGCGTATAACagtataaataaacaaaatgggattaaattgaataaaaaaaattgtactataataacattttgtatttttttcatattttttttatcaacaataaataatttattcaaatatatacacataaaaaCATCTAGGTATATTTTAActtattcaaatattttgTATCTTATATCATTTCTTTCGTTAAACAAGCAg GTTGAGTCGTTAATAGGATTGGACGATGGCATTTTGCcgataaatgaatatataaatgatttaaaaaaaatattaaaaaggatagattttttttttgtgcgTCGTTTGGTATATTGTGTGTACAAGTTTTGGGAATATGTCATAAGAAATAGGATAAAA GTGAAGACATTTTGTAAAGTTGGgatattattatcaattttaaattttttaattcaaaaaaatgtacAGAATGATTTTATAAGGATTTTTTGTTCGCTTTATTTGTTTCctttgttatttattttacacaTATCATTCAAAATTGTTATGCGCGATTTTATGGTTTTCCAGTG CGACTTGTTAATGAATGAGTTTGGATTtcttttgatatttttaaatttatctgacagttattatttaatatattcaaaCACTTTAATTATATGTCTTCTTCGATTAGTGTGTTTTAagattttatttaattcagGAGTTCATAAATTTG tTTATAAAGGTTCACAATGGCTAGACCTCAAGGGTTGTGAAAATCTTTTTTTATCCCAACCTCTCCCATCAATATTATCat ATATAGCTTATTGtaaatttgataaatatattatttgctTTTTAATTATCATATCTGAA atACTATTATCCTGGCTCATATTTTGCTCTTCCAAATtaagaatattattttacataatttttataa ATATTCATCTAAGTTGCCATATCATTTGcaataacatatttttatcgtatattttcataattttatttttttctttgttCGACGATTcgataataaattttttttcaacgtCTGGAAATATTCCTGATTTATATAAA aATAATGAGCTAGTCAACTTATCTATATATTTGATAGTTTGTTTGattaacattattatttcactattttattta ATTTTTgtctttattaattttgtaccGTTCTTCGA AAAATGGAATATTCTCGATTTTCAATGTTTTCACattgtttataaattttattattatttttgccCTTTGAACGTTTGCAATTCTTATG CCATGTTAACATGTACGAATAAATGTCGACAAGAGATAATTATAGAAGAGTTGCATAAGATAGGAAATGAATGCAAATGGCAATatgttaattttaattataagcCTG gaaatataaacaaaattggGTCAATTTTGTGGTGGGGGCATATACCAAGATTGGAAtggaaattatattattttataaattatactgaatataataaaaaaggtatatatccagtatatatatgctcttttttaaaaaaattatataatcgAGAAAAGGAAATTATATCTATGTTTAAA gaGAAAAATATACAAGGAGTCCCATTGATGATTAAATTAACTtcacattattatatgatgaatataaaag GATGTAGAGAAGTGGATAGTCCTATGTGCAATTTTCGCATGGAg gAATATAAACAGTGGGAATGTGGAAAATATTGGAAAAGAAGGAAAGTTCGAGTTATGGAGACTTTAAAATACagagaaaataaaacaaattaa
- a CDS encoding translation initiation factor IF-3, putative has product MLSKLLFFLLFTCFLFFLTNFNNDAKCFYIPKVHCAKYFYLKDTNDVAGYSDGYERYIQEKKMKQLKMKSENKTVKQLRITPRIGANDLLIKINSAKQFLIGRHRVKFILTLKGREYTNIENVKKIFNKISEELKPYGNSETMRHSGNVVSQLFNLKAKKKN; this is encoded by the exons ATGTTAAGTAAGTTATTATTCTTTTTGCTTTTtacatgttttttattttttttaactaatTTTAACAATGATGCcaaatgtttttatatacCTAAGGTACATTGTgccaaatatttttatttgaaagaTACGAATGATGTAGCAGGCTACTCTGATGGGTATGAGCGATACATtcaa gaaaaaaaaatgaaacaattAAAGATGAAATCAGAGAACAAGACAGTCAAACAGCTAAGAATAACACCAAG AATTGGGGCTAATGATttactaataaaaataaattcagCAAAACAATTTTTGATAGGAAGGCATCgg GTAAAATTCATTTTGACACTAAAAGGAAGAGAATATactaatatagaaaatgtaaaaaaaattttcaaCAAAATATCTGAAGAATTAAAGCCTTATGGGAATTCAGAAACCATGCGACATAGTGGTAATGTAGTTTCTCAATTATTTAACttaaaagcaaaaaaaaaaaattaa